Part of the Paenibacillus sp. JNUCC32 genome is shown below.
CGACAGGCAGCGTTCTCAGTTCATCATTCGATAGGAAGTAGTTAGCAAGCAAGAATTCGTTCCAGTTACCCAGGAAATTGATGATGAACACGGTAACGATAGCCGGAACGGTCAGAGGTAAGATAATTCTAGCAAACAAGCCTCCGGACCTCAATCCGTCTATGACCGCGGCTTCCTCGATTTCACCGGGCAGCGACCGCATGAAGGCGGCCAGAATAATCACAGAAAACGGGATGGCATTGGCAACATAGGGCAGAATCAGGGCCATATGCGTATTCAGAATATCCAGCTGCCTCATGATGCCATAAATCGGCAGCAAGAGGGAGTTATTCGGGATCAGCATCCCGATCAAAATACATTGAAAGATGATCGCGCTGATCCGGTTGTATCTCATCCGCGTCACGGCAAAAGCCAGCATTGCCGCAAACAGGATCGATAAGCAGGCCGACAGCACGCCGATGTATAAGCTGTTCCAGAAATACGTGCTGATCTTGGCGCTCACCCAAGCGTTCACGTAGTTATCAAACACCAACGTGCTTGGCAATCCAAACGGGTTCGTTGCAATGGACTGGTTATCCACCTTCACGGATGAGAACAGGACGAACAGGAACGGATACAGGATGACGAGCAAATAAGCCATCAGGAAAATGTGCGGAATCAGTTTCTTTAGTGCCCTCATCAGTATTCAATCCTTTCGTTGCGTCTGGCGATCAGCACCTGGTAGAGCACCGTTACGATAATCGTGAAGAGGAAAATCAACACGGCGATCGAATTGCCGAAGCCATGCTTGAAACTCGTAATCGCGTATCGAATCATATATGTTGCCATAACGTCGGTGGAGCCGGCCGGCCCGCCCTTGGTCATAACCAGGATAATGTCCGCGGCTTTCATGGCTCCCGCAATCGAAAGCATGATCACAACGGAGATAATAGGCATTATTAGTGGAAGCGTGATTTTGGTAGCCCTTTGGACGCCTGTCGCTCCGTCAATCGCCGCAGCTTCGTCAAGCTCCTTGGGAATGGACAGA
Proteins encoded:
- a CDS encoding carbohydrate ABC transporter permease, which codes for MRALKKLIPHIFLMAYLLVILYPFLFVLFSSVKVDNQSIATNPFGLPSTLVFDNYVNAWVSAKISTYFWNSLYIGVLSACLSILFAAMLAFAVTRMRYNRISAIIFQCILIGMLIPNNSLLLPIYGIMRQLDILNTHMALILPYVANAIPFSVIILAAFMRSLPGEIEEAAVIDGLRSGGLFARIILPLTVPAIVTVFIINFLGNWNEFLLANYFLSNDELRTLPVGMVGFRDAYNMNYAQMSAGIVFSVLPVLIIYAVLQEKIIEGVTAGSVKG